In Penaeus chinensis breed Huanghai No. 1 chromosome 19, ASM1920278v2, whole genome shotgun sequence, a single genomic region encodes these proteins:
- the LOC125035371 gene encoding inner centromere protein A-like isoform X2: MVVTDSLYSLYLRAQEKYNEGCNDFEEHFTWLEEVVSAACETFATTDPSLLPKTPGVRKTKKRAPQLTDISESPPSKRVSTEDANSKDNTTTPAEAPVRKGRAAARVAQSKNRQFIQQSIKYKLRRPSTPEDPGKNKATPSSNERVYLVGNKIRSQTCETLEVPSSPVRAEQKSQAKVEVTPVTEFKANIAKSDTPPSDSPKETLKHSSPSRSSSDVRLKGEEEGKAEMNLQLNLSDNESEAEQDLNAPECTHYDLRLEDSEENKSEEDNRLDDKDVDKHEAVFESMEVDIRDDKPSVQDVPDCMASSVVTTKSENTAEEDSTTMSKDPAEPAPAPKARSTRTKQKALQLPSTSEESDGSLTTSNANVPQYPVPKPRSTRTKQKKESQLGSSSDDANVQMLPPKEMPKQRTTRTKTRAREPMTSESDKETLENHSSNEEEVPVPSPVGKNKEELAKHFTQTKPKETEDEKEEKELVDSPKPRSTRTKKRQANESPIKQQSRTTRTKRRKVEESENEVPAPENKSLVLTLSDSEEEEVQNATFVKGDQAPKTSKRDHSVESVSSEASVKSSASTASFASAKSTNSVVNEKPNARALGGQGQRVTRSKVRQLPNLCSSPKNATIKKGMSPAKSNPAGTPGKGNFTRGCCTPKSESGTPKGMRLQQVEPHARSPVKYSPRPFASKKTAASVRDMATAYQNYVGEALNEIEEVVASPVRVTRHSHGNGRTPDSRGPRINPARTPSPHCPREKVIRPKTGSIHSGSSNYGSSGRVTPKTFSRIRPVLASSNEYAKIQKKVWTPTEGNRTRAIMTSGTPNEANRTRAIMTSGTPNEAKRIKNIGTMSTFIKVAPSKPSREEMEEKKQMELLKKREREEESRRKKEELLKSKAEDQKRRNEERMRRVQEAREEKERKAVEAKEQQERDRKLREERLREEQQRKKQQLLAKRRAEEEARNRKIREQQEEEERRRQQEEERRIEEERKLEEARKAEEERRAYLVEQKRVQDEEKKRRIAEAERILRERKELENLRLREAERIAQLKMAAVKKAGLNDTYNANDNKENSSNLNSTFTKTSGQTPASSQGNSGRSNSYEMTPEMKKPKKLANANNYDIGDIKSDDSTDDESAPKKRIPAWAQGSQLKLSLINQEYNPPAMDGIFPPEELLTMPDLSQIFSIQRRRFFKRTSSAIWNTPPSKLFESY; encoded by the exons ATGGTGGTCACAGATTCGTTATACAGTCTCTATCTCCGTGCCCAGGAGAAGTACAATGAGGGCTGTAATGATTTTGAA GAGCACTTTACATGGCTTGAGGAGGTTGTGTCGGCAGCGTGCGAAACGTTTGCCACAACTGATCCCTCTCTCTTGCCAAAAACTCCGGGGGTAAGAAAGACCAAGAAAAGGGCACCTCAGTTAACAG aTATTTCAGAATCTCCGCCATCAAAAAGGGTATCTACTGAAGATgccaatagtaaggataataccACAACTCCGGCAGAAGCTCCTGTTAGAAAGGGAAGGGCAGCTGCAAGG GTGGCACAGTCAAAGAACAGGCAGTTTATACAGCAGTCCATCAAGTACAAACTAAGACGTCCTTCAACGCCAGAGGACCCCGGAAAGAATAAGGCCACGCCCTCTTCAAATGAGCGTGTATATTTAGTGGGAAACAAGATTAG ATCTCAAACATGTGAAACACTGGAGGTCCCATCTTCCCCAGTCAGGGCTGAACAGAAGAGCCAGGCCAAGGTGGAAGTTACACCTGTTACTGAATTCAAAGCAAATATTGCCAAAAGTGACACACCACCATCTGATAGCCCGAAAGAGACCCTTAAGCATAGCAGTCCCAGTAGAAGTAGTTCCGATGTCAGattaaaaggggaggaggaaggcaaggcTGAAATGAACTTACAGCTGAATCTCTCAGACAATGAAAGTGAAGCAGAGCAGGATTTGAATGCCCCAGAGTGCACACATTATGACCTCAGGCTTGAGGATAGTGAGGAAAATAAGAGCGAAGAGGATAATAGACTGGATGACAAAGATGTTGATAAGCATGAGGCTGTGTTTGAGAGCATGGAAGTTGACATTAGAGATGATAAACCATCTGTTCAGGATGTCCCTGATTGTATGGCATCCAGTGTTGTAACCACAAAAAGTGAAAACACAGCTGAAGAAGATTCAACTACTATGTCCAAGGATCCTGCAGAGCCAGCTCCTGCTCCCAAGGCTCGCTCAACTCGCACAAAGCAGAAGGCATTGCAGTTGCCATCAACATCTGAAGAAAGTGATGGAAGCCTCACAACATCCAATGCTAATGTTCCTCAATACCCTGTACCAAAACCGCGTTCCACCCGCACCAAGCAGAAGAAGGAGTCCCAGTTAGGTAGCAGTTCCGATGATGCCAATGTCCAAATGCTGCCACCAAAGGAGATGCCTAAGCAGAGAACAACACGCACCAAAACTAGAGCTAGAGAGCCCATGACATCAGAGAGCGACAAGGAAACTTTAGAAAACCATTCATCCAATGAGGAGGAGGTGCCTGTTCCCAGTCCAGTTGGCAAGAATAAGGAAGAGTTGGCCAAACACTTCACTCAGACTAAGCCAAAAGAGaccgaagatgaaaaggaggagaaagaattagTAGATTCTCCAAAGCCGAGGTCTACCAGGACAAAGAAGCGCCAGGCGAACGAGTCCCCAATTAAACAACAGAGCAGAACTACAAGGACAAAGCGCAGGAAGGTTGAGGAGAGCGAGAATGAAGTCCCAGCACCTGAGAATAAAAGTCTGGTACTCACACTGTCAGActctgaagaggaggaggttcaGAATGCTACTTTTGTTAAGGGAGACCAGGCTCCAAAGACCTCGAAACGTGATCATTCAGTGGAGTCTGTTTCTTCGGAGGCTTCCGTGAAATCTTCTGCCTCAACTGCTTCCTTTGCTTCAGCAAAGTCAACTAACTCTGTTGTAAATGAGAAGCCAAATGCTCGTGCTCTTGGAGGGCAAGGCCAGAGGGTGACTCGCTCCAAGGTGAGGCAGCTGCCCAACTTATGTTCAAGCCCCAAAAATGCAACCATCAAGAAAGGAATGTCTCCTGCCAAGAGCAATCCTGCTGGAACTCCAGGGAAGGGGAACTTCACCAGAGGGTGCTGTACTCCAAAGTCTGAAAGTGGAACACCAAAGGGTATGCGACTACAGCAGGTTGAGCCTCATGCCAGAAGTCCTGTGAAATACTCCCCTCGACCTTTTGCCAG CAAAAAAACAGCAGCATCGGTGCGAGACATGGCAACTGCTTACCAGAATTATGTTGGCGAAGCCCTTAATGAAATTGAGGAG GTTGTAGCCTCACCAGTGCGAGTGACTCGTCACTCTCATGGAAATGGCAGG ACACCAGACTCCAGAGGGCCTAGAATAAACCCCGCCCGGACACCATCACCACACTGTCCTCGTGAGAag GTTATCCGACCCAAAACAGGAAGTATACATAGTGGCAGCTCGAATTATGGAAGCTCGGGCAGAGTTACCCCCAAAACATTCTCTAGAATTAGGCCTGTGCTCGCTTCATCAAATGAATATGCAAAGATTCAGAAG AAGGTCTGGACCCCGACTGAGGGCAACCGCACGAGGGCCATCATGACCTCAGGCACGCCAAATGAGGCCAACCGCACAAGGGCCATCATGACCTCGGGCACGCCAAATGAGGCCAAGCGCATCAAGAACATCGGCACCATGTCGACCTTCATCAAAGTGGCGCCCTCCAAGCCGTCCcgcgaggagatggaagagaagaagcagatggAGCttttgaagaagagagagagggaggaggagtccaggaggaagaaggaggagcttTTGAAATCTAAGGCTGAGGACCAGAAGAG GCGCAATGAAGAGAGAATGCGCCGTGTACAGGAAgctagggaggagaaggagagaaaggctgTTGAAGCCAAGGAGCAGCAGGAACGCGATAGGAAGCTGCGagaagagaggttgagggaggagcAGCAGCGCAAGAAGCAGCAGCTCCTAGCCAAGAGACGTGCTGAAGAGGAGGCCAGGAACCGCAAGATAAGAGAGCAG caggaggaggaggagagaaggcggcagcaagaggaagaaaggagaatagaagaggagaggaaattggAGGAGGCAAGGAAAGCTGAAGAAGAGAGACGTGCTTATCTTGTTGAGCAGAAACGTGtgcaagatgaagagaagaagag ACGAATTGCTGAAGCAGAACGTATTCTTAGGGAACGCAAGGAGTTGGAGAATCTCAGGTTGCGTGAAGCAGAGAGAATTGCTCAATTGAAGATGGCTGCTGTTAAGAAG GCTGGACTGAATGACACATACAATGCCAATGACAACAAAGAAAACAGCAGCAACCTCAACAGCACTTTTACGAAGACTAGTGGGCAAACCCCGGCAAGCAGTCAAGGGAACTCTGGGCGTTCAAATAGCTATGAAATGACTCCTGAGATGAAGAAACCAAAGAAGCTTGCTAATGCCAACAACTATGACATTGGTGACATTAAGAGTGATGACTCTACGGATGATGAGTCGGCTCCTAAGAAGAGAATTCCAGCATGGGCTCAAG GGTCTCAGCTGAAGCTGTCTCTCATCAACCAGGAGTACAACCCACCAGCCATGGATGGTATATTCCCCCCAGAGGAGCTTCTCACCATGCCTGATCTCAGCCAAATCTTTTCCATCCAGCGCAGGAGATTCTTCAAGCGCACGTCCTCGGCCATTTGGAATACCCCACCTTCAAAGCTGTTTGAATCATAttga
- the LOC125035371 gene encoding inner centromere protein A-like isoform X1, giving the protein MVVTDSLYSLYLRAQEKYNEGCNDFEEHFTWLEEVVSAACETFATTDPSLLPKTPGVRKTKKRAPQLTDISESPPSKRVSTEDANSKDNTTTPAEAPVRKGRAAARVAQSKNRQFIQQSIKYKLRRPSTPEDPGKNKATPSSNERVYLVGNKIRSQTCETLEVPSSPVRAEQKSQAKVEVTPVTEFKANIAKSDTPPSDSPKETLKHSSPSRSSSDVRLKGEEEGKAEMNLQLNLSDNESEAEQDLNAPECTHYDLRLEDSEENKSEEDNRLDDKDVDKHEAVFESMEVDIRDDKPSVQDVPDCMASSVVTTKSENTAEEDSTTMSKDPAEPAPAPKARSTRTKQKALQLPSTSEESDGSLTTSNANVPQYPVPKPRSTRTKQKKESQLGSSSDDANVQMLPPKEMPKQRTTRTKTRAREPMTSESDKETLENHSSNEEEVPVPSPVGKNKEELAKHFTQTKPKETEDEKEEKELVDSPKPRSTRTKKRQANESPIKQQSRTTRTKRRKVEESENEVPAPENKSLVLTLSDSEEEEVQNATFVKGDQAPKTSKRDHSVESVSSEASVKSSASTASFASAKSTNSVVNEKPNARALGGQGQRVTRSKVRQLPNLCSSPKNATIKKGMSPAKSNPAGTPGKGNFTRGCCTPKSESGTPKGMRLQQVEPHARSPVKYSPRPFASKKTAASVRDMATAYQNYVGEALNEIEEVVASPVRVTRHSHGNGRQESATKSAARKSLKRAKEIARAADLRKREFQEEDETPDSRGPRINPARTPSPHCPREKVIRPKTGSIHSGSSNYGSSGRVTPKTFSRIRPVLASSNEYAKIQKKVWTPTEGNRTRAIMTSGTPNEANRTRAIMTSGTPNEAKRIKNIGTMSTFIKVAPSKPSREEMEEKKQMELLKKREREEESRRKKEELLKSKAEDQKRRNEERMRRVQEAREEKERKAVEAKEQQERDRKLREERLREEQQRKKQQLLAKRRAEEEARNRKIREQQEEEERRRQQEEERRIEEERKLEEARKAEEERRAYLVEQKRVQDEEKKRRIAEAERILRERKELENLRLREAERIAQLKMAAVKKAGLNDTYNANDNKENSSNLNSTFTKTSGQTPASSQGNSGRSNSYEMTPEMKKPKKLANANNYDIGDIKSDDSTDDESAPKKRIPAWAQGSQLKLSLINQEYNPPAMDGIFPPEELLTMPDLSQIFSIQRRRFFKRTSSAIWNTPPSKLFESY; this is encoded by the exons ATGGTGGTCACAGATTCGTTATACAGTCTCTATCTCCGTGCCCAGGAGAAGTACAATGAGGGCTGTAATGATTTTGAA GAGCACTTTACATGGCTTGAGGAGGTTGTGTCGGCAGCGTGCGAAACGTTTGCCACAACTGATCCCTCTCTCTTGCCAAAAACTCCGGGGGTAAGAAAGACCAAGAAAAGGGCACCTCAGTTAACAG aTATTTCAGAATCTCCGCCATCAAAAAGGGTATCTACTGAAGATgccaatagtaaggataataccACAACTCCGGCAGAAGCTCCTGTTAGAAAGGGAAGGGCAGCTGCAAGG GTGGCACAGTCAAAGAACAGGCAGTTTATACAGCAGTCCATCAAGTACAAACTAAGACGTCCTTCAACGCCAGAGGACCCCGGAAAGAATAAGGCCACGCCCTCTTCAAATGAGCGTGTATATTTAGTGGGAAACAAGATTAG ATCTCAAACATGTGAAACACTGGAGGTCCCATCTTCCCCAGTCAGGGCTGAACAGAAGAGCCAGGCCAAGGTGGAAGTTACACCTGTTACTGAATTCAAAGCAAATATTGCCAAAAGTGACACACCACCATCTGATAGCCCGAAAGAGACCCTTAAGCATAGCAGTCCCAGTAGAAGTAGTTCCGATGTCAGattaaaaggggaggaggaaggcaaggcTGAAATGAACTTACAGCTGAATCTCTCAGACAATGAAAGTGAAGCAGAGCAGGATTTGAATGCCCCAGAGTGCACACATTATGACCTCAGGCTTGAGGATAGTGAGGAAAATAAGAGCGAAGAGGATAATAGACTGGATGACAAAGATGTTGATAAGCATGAGGCTGTGTTTGAGAGCATGGAAGTTGACATTAGAGATGATAAACCATCTGTTCAGGATGTCCCTGATTGTATGGCATCCAGTGTTGTAACCACAAAAAGTGAAAACACAGCTGAAGAAGATTCAACTACTATGTCCAAGGATCCTGCAGAGCCAGCTCCTGCTCCCAAGGCTCGCTCAACTCGCACAAAGCAGAAGGCATTGCAGTTGCCATCAACATCTGAAGAAAGTGATGGAAGCCTCACAACATCCAATGCTAATGTTCCTCAATACCCTGTACCAAAACCGCGTTCCACCCGCACCAAGCAGAAGAAGGAGTCCCAGTTAGGTAGCAGTTCCGATGATGCCAATGTCCAAATGCTGCCACCAAAGGAGATGCCTAAGCAGAGAACAACACGCACCAAAACTAGAGCTAGAGAGCCCATGACATCAGAGAGCGACAAGGAAACTTTAGAAAACCATTCATCCAATGAGGAGGAGGTGCCTGTTCCCAGTCCAGTTGGCAAGAATAAGGAAGAGTTGGCCAAACACTTCACTCAGACTAAGCCAAAAGAGaccgaagatgaaaaggaggagaaagaattagTAGATTCTCCAAAGCCGAGGTCTACCAGGACAAAGAAGCGCCAGGCGAACGAGTCCCCAATTAAACAACAGAGCAGAACTACAAGGACAAAGCGCAGGAAGGTTGAGGAGAGCGAGAATGAAGTCCCAGCACCTGAGAATAAAAGTCTGGTACTCACACTGTCAGActctgaagaggaggaggttcaGAATGCTACTTTTGTTAAGGGAGACCAGGCTCCAAAGACCTCGAAACGTGATCATTCAGTGGAGTCTGTTTCTTCGGAGGCTTCCGTGAAATCTTCTGCCTCAACTGCTTCCTTTGCTTCAGCAAAGTCAACTAACTCTGTTGTAAATGAGAAGCCAAATGCTCGTGCTCTTGGAGGGCAAGGCCAGAGGGTGACTCGCTCCAAGGTGAGGCAGCTGCCCAACTTATGTTCAAGCCCCAAAAATGCAACCATCAAGAAAGGAATGTCTCCTGCCAAGAGCAATCCTGCTGGAACTCCAGGGAAGGGGAACTTCACCAGAGGGTGCTGTACTCCAAAGTCTGAAAGTGGAACACCAAAGGGTATGCGACTACAGCAGGTTGAGCCTCATGCCAGAAGTCCTGTGAAATACTCCCCTCGACCTTTTGCCAG CAAAAAAACAGCAGCATCGGTGCGAGACATGGCAACTGCTTACCAGAATTATGTTGGCGAAGCCCTTAATGAAATTGAGGAG GTTGTAGCCTCACCAGTGCGAGTGACTCGTCACTCTCATGGAAATGGCAGG CAAGAGAGTGCTACCAAAAGTGCTGCTCGTAAGAGCCTCAAGCGTGCCAAAGAAATAGCGAGGGCGGCTGATCTCAGAAAGAGAGAATTCCAGGAGGAAGACGAG ACACCAGACTCCAGAGGGCCTAGAATAAACCCCGCCCGGACACCATCACCACACTGTCCTCGTGAGAag GTTATCCGACCCAAAACAGGAAGTATACATAGTGGCAGCTCGAATTATGGAAGCTCGGGCAGAGTTACCCCCAAAACATTCTCTAGAATTAGGCCTGTGCTCGCTTCATCAAATGAATATGCAAAGATTCAGAAG AAGGTCTGGACCCCGACTGAGGGCAACCGCACGAGGGCCATCATGACCTCAGGCACGCCAAATGAGGCCAACCGCACAAGGGCCATCATGACCTCGGGCACGCCAAATGAGGCCAAGCGCATCAAGAACATCGGCACCATGTCGACCTTCATCAAAGTGGCGCCCTCCAAGCCGTCCcgcgaggagatggaagagaagaagcagatggAGCttttgaagaagagagagagggaggaggagtccaggaggaagaaggaggagcttTTGAAATCTAAGGCTGAGGACCAGAAGAG GCGCAATGAAGAGAGAATGCGCCGTGTACAGGAAgctagggaggagaaggagagaaaggctgTTGAAGCCAAGGAGCAGCAGGAACGCGATAGGAAGCTGCGagaagagaggttgagggaggagcAGCAGCGCAAGAAGCAGCAGCTCCTAGCCAAGAGACGTGCTGAAGAGGAGGCCAGGAACCGCAAGATAAGAGAGCAG caggaggaggaggagagaaggcggcagcaagaggaagaaaggagaatagaagaggagaggaaattggAGGAGGCAAGGAAAGCTGAAGAAGAGAGACGTGCTTATCTTGTTGAGCAGAAACGTGtgcaagatgaagagaagaagag ACGAATTGCTGAAGCAGAACGTATTCTTAGGGAACGCAAGGAGTTGGAGAATCTCAGGTTGCGTGAAGCAGAGAGAATTGCTCAATTGAAGATGGCTGCTGTTAAGAAG GCTGGACTGAATGACACATACAATGCCAATGACAACAAAGAAAACAGCAGCAACCTCAACAGCACTTTTACGAAGACTAGTGGGCAAACCCCGGCAAGCAGTCAAGGGAACTCTGGGCGTTCAAATAGCTATGAAATGACTCCTGAGATGAAGAAACCAAAGAAGCTTGCTAATGCCAACAACTATGACATTGGTGACATTAAGAGTGATGACTCTACGGATGATGAGTCGGCTCCTAAGAAGAGAATTCCAGCATGGGCTCAAG GGTCTCAGCTGAAGCTGTCTCTCATCAACCAGGAGTACAACCCACCAGCCATGGATGGTATATTCCCCCCAGAGGAGCTTCTCACCATGCCTGATCTCAGCCAAATCTTTTCCATCCAGCGCAGGAGATTCTTCAAGCGCACGTCCTCGGCCATTTGGAATACCCCACCTTCAAAGCTGTTTGAATCATAttga
- the LOC125035096 gene encoding ribose-5-phosphate isomerase-like, which translates to MVQLRQPCVLSRKISQTFSIFRELKTSRASGHAAMDPVESAKKAAAFKAVDTHIKNDDRVGIGSGSTVVYAVERLAERVHKDGLKVVCVPTSFQARQLIVNNNLTLSDLEITPELDVAIDGADEADSDLTLIKGGGGCQLQEKIVAAAAKLFVVIADYRKDSSLLGEQWSKGVPIEVVPMAYRPVQLKIESMLGGKALLRQAKSKAGPVVTDNGNFILDWVFDGKHNWSEVNQQIMMIPGVVETGLFVNMAKIAYFGMQDGSVKERAV; encoded by the exons ATGGTTCAGCTCCGGCAACCTTGCGTCCTCTCGAGAAAAATTTCTCAAACTTTCTCTATTTTTCGCGAGTTAAAAACCTCAAGAGCCAGCGGCCACGCAGCCATGGATCCCGTCGAGAGTGCAAAGAAAGCCGCCGCGTTTAAAGCCGTTGACACACACATAAAG AATGATGACAGAGTAGGCATAGGCAGTGGATCAACTGTTGTTTATGCAGTAGAGAGATTAG CTGAACGAGTCCACAAAGATGGCTTGAAGGTTGTTTGTGTCCCCACGTCCTTCCAAGCCCGCCAGCTCATTGTGAACAATAATCTGACTCTCTCCGATCTGGAGATAACTCCTGAG TTGGACGTGGCAATTGACGGTGCGGACGAAGCCGATTCTGACTTGACGCTGATCAAAGGGGGTGGAGGATGCCAGCTGCAGGAGAAGATTGTGGCAGCTGCGGCAAAACTCTTTGTGGTGATTGCAGACTACAg GAAAGATTCATCATTACTAGGAGAGCAATGGAGCAAAGGGGTCCCCATTGAAGTGGTCCCCATGGCTTACCGACCCGTTCAGTTGAAGATCGAGTCGATGTTGGGGGGAAAGGCTCTCCTTCGGCAGGCAAAGTCCAAAGCT GGTCCAGTGGTGACGGATAATGGTAACTTCATTCTGGATTGGGTATTTGACGGGAAGCACAACTGGAGTGAAGTTAATCAACAGATCATGATGATACCTG GTGTTGTTGAAACTGGCTTATTTGTGAACATGGCCAAAATTGCATACTTTGGAATGCAGGATGGTTCTGTTAAGGAGCGCGCTGTTTAG
- the LOC125035357 gene encoding RNA-binding protein 28-like, producing the protein MEGTVKRLSLRPRTVTVVVRNLPPATTPDQLRSICRDFGEVVEVEIPQKAATFQRFIYGFVRYSSLEVALNAVLKLNTFVVQGRQLNAEVARKHWRNTNDKTVLYDAPEEDGQKERDEDEMTEEELNTRILQLCHQQWQQHCRDNRERSLPSFHKLMDMLTETFYQDDEERETETVSYFHKQNADEER; encoded by the exons ATGGAAGGAACTGTAAAACGTTTGTCATTGAGA CCCCGAACCGTGACTGTCGTGGTGCGAAATCTGCCTCCAGCCACGACCCCGGACCAACTGCGTTCTATCTGCCGCGACTTTGGCGAGGTCGTGGAGGTCGAAATCCCGCAAAAGGCCGCGACTTTTCAACGCTTCATTTATGG GTTTGTCCGGTACAGCAGCCTAGAAGTAGCTCTGAACGCCGTGCTGAAACTGAACACATTTGTGGTTCAAGGGAGACAGCTGAATGCCGAGGTGGCGAGAAAACACTGGCGGAACACCAATGATAAAACAG TGCTTTACGACGCACCTGAGGAGGACGGGCAGAAGGAAAGAGACGAGGATGAAATGACAGAAGAGGAACTGAACACAAGGATCCTGCAGCTGTGTCACCAGCAGTGGCAGCAACATTGCagggataacagagagagaa GTCTCCCAAGTTTCCACAAGCTCATGGACATGCTGACTGAGACATTCTACCAAGACGACGAAGAGAGGGAAACCGAAACGGTATCATATTTTCATAAACAAAATGCTGACGAGGAGCGTTAG